The following nucleotide sequence is from Coffea eugenioides isolate CCC68of chromosome 3, Ceug_1.0, whole genome shotgun sequence.
ttataGATCAAGAGCTATGGCAATAGACAGTTTTACGAGATCACGTATGAGAAGTGGTAAATCATAAGctaaaataaaaatgagaatGAGCAAAACTTATTCTATACTTTTGTTAGaaactttattattattttttatgtgATGTTCATTGCAAGTCGATCATGACCCGAGTGCGAATTCAATGCTATTGGTGCACCAAGTGTCGTAATGATTTTTACATACCAATTACATTGAGATGTTGCCTTAAGTGGCAGCATGGCTCAAGGTCAAGGTCAATCTCGCGGTCCAGACCGTTTCACATCGATCTTGACATATTAATCGCGATCTCGATAAGAcgtaaatttttaaaatatttaatattctaaaaattattaaaaaaatgataaaaaaataataaaaaattagtaaaaataataaaaattcaaattgaCTCTAGATGACTCGGGCCGATTTGGCCGTTTCTATCCATTTCAGAGACATTTTAACCGAGTTTTTGACAATTCATTATCTCGGAATTATCTCGTTCTGGTATTCGATCGAAAAACCTCATTCCGATGATGACTCGACCGAGTCATCtcgatctttgatcaagtcttTGAACCATGATGGCAACTGAACTCGAACTTGACAATCCTCATAATATAAGGGCCAAATCGTTACTAATTAAGCAACAACACGCTCTCTTAATCAACCccataataataaaataagggACAAGAACATAtcatttttttgtcaaataggATCACTTTTTTAGCTAATTATTTTTACTCTATAACTATTAACATTTTTTAACACTAACAAGTGTACGTACCTGTGAATAACCAGATGAATTTCAATCCAAATATAGATTGGTTTCATGATTCATCCATCCAATCCTGTATAAAAAGTTCTTTACACTGACTGAATAACAAAGATAAATCCAAACAGTAATGGCCCCTGTGTTCATTAAAATACTACCGGCGATCAATTCATCATCCATGATGCAATAATACACATTACCAACAGCCGCCAGCTATTAAAAAACTCTGCTCTCTGCTCCCACGTAGAATATAAGAAAGCACAGGCGCTAGCACTTTCCACCATTCACGGATTTCAATCTCCCATTTTCCAATTCCAAAGAGGCCAAAAACCCACCAAAATTAAGTTGAGAGAAGAAAAGGGTCGTTTTCTTTTGGGGTAGAGAATTCAGGAAAAATGGGTGAAGTAGAAGTGTGCAATAAGCAAGTTATACTGAAGAACTATGTGAGTGGCTTCCCAAAAGAGAGTGATATGGAGGTGAAAACTACTAGTTTGAAGTTAAAGCTTTCGGAGGGTGATTCTTCAGTAGCAATCTTAGTCAAAAATTTGTACTTGTCCTGTGATCCCTACATGAGATCCCGCATGAGCAAGCTTGAAGGACAGTACGTTGATTCCTTCACTCCTGGCTCTGTAAGTCACGTCCTATACATacgtatgtatgtatatatcaAATGGTCAAAtagttattaaattgttaagaaTTCCCTAGTTACTTAACTTTTTATTTAGTCAAAATGGTCACCAACTAAtacataaacacatttttggTCATTCAATAAGTAAAAAAAACTCCCGTTTGGGTTGTtattttctggattttttttgtagaaaaatatactgtgagtctgtaacgatttgatatacgtgagataaaaaagtaattgaaaaatgtgatcacaaaaaatataaaaatttttctttggaaaaCTTCGATCCAGACAAGAACTTTTGCTCACTCAACTGATGAAAATTGAAACGTACATGTTTTAATAAGTTAACGGACCAATTTgactaaataaaataaatagttcAGTCGTGAATAGTGCCATTTTCTCCATACAATCtttatttctttccttttgcgTTTGCCTCACTAACCATAGTTGAAGTTGGTTGTTTTTGTTATACATTTGCAGTAGAAGAGCTATTCTTTTTATTGAATATGTTACTAACcatagttggaagttggttgtAATTTGCTTTACTGGCTCACTAACTCATGTCCAATATTTAACAATTACCTGAATTGATTGTCTGCATGATAGGGAATGTTGAGAGTAATTAATGAttcaattgaaaggaaaaactCTTGACCTTTTGTTAGTAAGCCAAGCTCAATACCTGATGACATTGGTTTTCATTGCAGCCTATAGTGGGATACGGAGTGGCTGAAGTTCTGGATTCTAGTCATCCAAACTTCAAGAAAGGTGATCTGGTTTGGGGAATCACTACATGGGAAGATTACAGCATTATTACTGCCACAGAGGTTCTCTTTAAAATCCAGCACACAGATGTGCCTCTGTCCTACTATACAGGCATCCTGGGTCAGTTTCTCAAAATTTCcctattcttttaattttatttttatggtgaaaatgtGATTCCTTGATTGGTtagtaaaggaaaaaaaattaaaattaaagcAATGTTTTTCTTAAAATATGTTCAATTTAATATGTCTTACAGAAGACAACAGTCCTGCAATTTATTAGCTCAATGAGCCAGTAATCCAAGTGTTTTAAGTCTGGATGATGTTCCACTAACTGATCATTTGTACAGATTGTTATGCATATTATGGTCCTTTTTATTACTTGTAAAGCAATAGTTTCCAACCCCCCGGGGGCTCTTAATTAGTATCTCCATGAAATGCCTAATTTGCTTTGAGTTGCTAACAGGTATGCCCGGCATGACTGCTTACGTTGGTTTTTTTGAGGTATGCTCTCCTAAGAAGGGAGAACGTGTCTTTGTTTCTGCCGCTTCTGGAGCAGTTGGCCAACTCGTTGGTCAATTTGCAAAGTTATTTGGCTGTTATGTCGTTGGAAGTGCTGGAAGCAAAGAAAAGGTCAGTGCTTTGAGAGGTCTACCCAAGTGAATTTCTCCTAATTATTGGTTGGGGGTGAGAAACTATTTGAGCTGAAAATACCCTTCTTTTCATATGACTGCAATCAAATGATATTCAAGATTGTAGTGATCTgctaaaaaaaatgtaagaagCTAATGTAAGAATTTTTCATGTTCCTCCTGAGTGCGAGCAGATATAAGAAGCTAAAAGTTGGAATGTCAAAGCAGGTGATGAGTTCCTTTAAGGCTTTAACCTTGGtggttttgcatctttttgAATGAATGCCTGAAAATTTTTGATGTTATGTCCGACCTGTTGAAAAATGAAAGCTGAATAAACGCATTTATGACCTGTAAGGCTGTAACTACATGTAATCCCAGAGTAGGTTCTTGAAAAAACCAAATTGGAAATGGGAACCATGTTTAAGACTTTCGTTAGCTTTACAGTTCACAAGAAGTTTTAGCCTCAAGACTTTTTACTGCTCCATATGTACCTACTGATCTGCTGAAGTCATTTGGCATGGTAGCTACTTCTTCAAGGAAAGCTATTATATGATGATTATGATATGTGCATCTAAAAGCCTAAAAGACCAATTAACACTCACTCGACTTGTCTTTGCTGCTATTGACGTATTTTTAAGGTTGATTTGCTGAAGAACAAGTTCGGGTTTGATGAAGCTTTCAACTATAAAGAAGAGGCGGACTTGAATGTGGCTCTGAAAAGGTCAGCTTCCATGGTGTGTGGATTATTGGGGACTTTAAGAAAAAGCCCTTAAAATTTGCTTTTCCTTTGGACCGTTACCAGTTGGAACTGCGTAATTCTTGATGAAGACGACATTTTACTCGAATAAAGCATGTTCATCTTCCAAAATTGTCAGTTTTAGTTCTTGTTTCTTAGCATCATTCCAACTACCTGCAAAGACGCCCGATACTTCCATTTGCCTGAATACTTCCTAGTTTCTGCATCTAGAAAGATGTGGACTGCTTACTGCAATATTGATATTCCAGGTACTTTCCGGATGGCATTGATATTTACTTCGAGAATGTAGGAGGGAAGATGCTTGATGCCGTGCTTCTTAACATGAGCCTCAACGGCCGCATTGCCGCCTGTGGCATGATTTCACAATACAATCTTGAGCAGCAGGAAGGAGTTCAGAATCTGTTTTGCATAGTCAGAAAGGGAATACGAATGGAAGGGTTTCTGGTGTTTCATCACTATCATCTCTATCCTAAATTCCTGGAAATGATTATCCCACAGATAAAAGAGGGGAAGATCACTTATGTAGAAGACATAGCTGAAGGCCTCGAGAATGCCCCAAGTTCTTTGATAGGGCTGTTCTCAGGGCTCAACATTGGGAAGCAGGTAGTGTCCGTTACCCGTGGATGATGTATATATCATCTGGAATTGTACTTTTCTAGTCTTGTGCTATGGTTTTGTCTAGCATATATTGTTGGATATCAGGAGGCAATATATACTTGGTATCTCATCAGGCAATGCTGGGAAGCAAGTTGTGGATGTCTCCTGTGAATAATCAATCAGTGATGCATGTCATGTGAAAGTGCTTTTCAGCTTCGATGCTTGGTTTTGTCTTATCTACTGGATCTTCTTGTCAAATTATATACAGAATCTCAGACTGTTTTTCTGATCCCAGAAGCAGCACTTTTTGTaatcttgttttgtttttttgactACAGAAAAGATCAATTGGTGCTGTTCTGTGTTACAGATACTGAACCAACAAGATTTTGCCATAATAATGAAGGAAGATGCGGCATTTTGCTTTAAACTCCACAACCTTGACATGTAAATACAGATGGCTTCAATAAATTGTTCGGAATCTTTAGGGTGTTAACAGATCAGTAAGAAAATCTAGAACAGTTAAAATTGCGAGAAAAGgataaagcaaaagaaaatctagaaaatacTTCTTCTGCTAAATGAGGCATGAACCGCTAAGGAGCACTTGGTTCATCAACTTTTCTCTAGCAATGACAAAATAATGACAAATATGAAATATGCTCTGCCTACAAATATGCTCAGAAGTGTTCTTTATTTAGCACACGAATAATATCCGTTGCTTGAGCGATATTTTCCATAAATCATTCAAGTAGTTATCAAAATAATTAGAAAAGAATTGTCTCAACCAAATAGGGCCTTGTCAGTGAATTGGTATGTGTAATTCACGTTGGTCAGTACAGGAAGCAAGGAAGAATAAGACAGGCCAGCACGATCATTCTCTCATTTTCACATATTTCATCAGACCAGATAATGAATTCACAATCACCTTCACAGTTCACTCTCCCATACTGCAGGAATTCAAGGTAAAAGAGATCTTATTCTGACTACCGAAATTTTGGTTAGTCGAATTTCTTACTAATGACCCGTTTGGAACTTAATCCAATCTGCAGGGGTTACAACATCACCGAAAACTACATTCCATTAGATTGCTGCTTAAAGagaatggtataaaatgcatatcAAATGTATCCAGTACCCGGTAAAGTCACGACAAAATCAAAGATGATTAAAAACTCACAAGTAGGCCTGATGTGCAGCTCCAAATTTCTAAAAACTACTTTTTCAATCATATGAAAACAATGATGTCAATACATACGTCCTATGATCATTCCATCTATAAAACGCCACGCCATGGTACTTACAAAATTGAAACGGAGATGCTTCAGAATGTCCAAATTTACACTGGATAAGAATATCCGCGAAGGTACCTCGAGTCCACTCCAGATTCACGCACAAGTGCAATACGACCAGTTCGGGCCACCTGATGAAAGGAAGTTCAGATACATACATGACATCCACCAAAAACTGCTCACGCTATCGCAAAATTGACCAATAAATAATTCCAGGAAACATATTGAATAGCCTATCACACTAACATGAGTAAACATCATCCAAacctgataaaaaaaaaagatttgtaaTCCTACTCAGCATTTTATTTCCTATTATAGTGCTAATATCTAAATTTGCTACAAAATCAGTTGAACAAGACCATAGATGAGAAACAAACCTCACAAATGCCATAAGGCTCCAATAATCTTTGCAAAGCAACCATCTTGTCCAAATCTCCCGTAAGCTGGAAGAACACCCAAAAAAAAGTGTTGCACTTAAAAAGAGTGAAAAGAGGGAAGGAAAAGAGCCACAAACTGGTATAGAAACCCTAGCACTGCACCAAGTGTAGCAAAATGACCATCAAACAAAAGcacaaaaatttccagaaaatCTTTTAACAGTTGTTTTCAAACCTACAGCACTTTTGGATCTCTTTTTACATTCAAAATCCACAAATTTGACCTAACTGACATTTATTCTTTGCTTGTATAGAAAGAGTATATCTCAACCTTCCTCGAGCAGTAGTGCCTATTACTTCCACATGACAGTTGCACACAATTCACTATTGAAGTGAAGAGTACAAGATGTAAAACTCATACACACGTCAAAATATTAAATGCTACTTAGGGATCATCATGTGTTTTGAACGGTAAACTGGGAATTagttcaaaaacaaaaataaaatacaaaactGGTTGTAACTGTAGAAAAAGTTGCTCATTTGAATTCTATATTGAACTTTTCTTACTGACACAATATACTAATTTCCAGCAATCCACTTGTGAAATTACTGTACTTTCCATTATGCAAAAAGTCATGTTTTTATATCGTTATTCCACAGAAACAAATTGCCAATGTCAGGATGGTAAAGCACTACCAAAACTGAGACTCAGCAGTTGTTCCATTGAATACCAAATTGCTCAGTTTATTGAATTAACAATATCCTATTCTGCCAACTAGACTAAATATTGATAAGGTTCTTTAAAAAGGTAGATGTACTGAAAAATTGTTGAAGCATATGCAAACTACAAAACACAAAGGATAAGAACCAGATGTCAACTTGACCACAAATTACAAAAAATTGAGAAATTATTCAATCTGAACCAACAACAGGAACAGAGACTTTGGCAGCCCCAAATATCTCTTCCCTTTAAATCACATGTATTCTAAATTCCTAATCAGATAAAGCGCTCTCTTTAAAAATCACAACTTATATCTTTCAGCCTACCAGCCACAATGAGGATAACAATAGTTCACatcataagaaacaaaactagtTAAAGAGCATGAAGGATTCCAGTTCATCAAACTCTGAAAACactttgggtttgtttggatagcaaaATTTTCCAAATAGTATTTcacttgtatcataaacacattttccaatccaCCTTTTTACATTCCCAACTACCTTTTTTTATCTcgcatacatcacatcacaaaaagtgctacagtaactattctaaataatatttcaaataatactctagtGGGTGGTCATGGTGGCAAGACTCTGACTCAAGTCTCCCCTTCGGCCTTCAAAAGGCTGAGAACTCCACCTTTAGATATAAGTGCATTACAAAAATGGATAAACTATAAAATTATTGTGGGATAGGACTTGGATAAAAGAAGCTGCTCAGTTAAGAAAAGAGTTTGCACGAAATGTTGCAGTGCATTGAAAAATGAACTACCAACACACAGGACAAGcaaaaaaaatacatttaaCCTTTATATAGCTAATATCCAGATTTAGCATCCATAATGCTTTTCGACAGGTAATATGCACATATTTTCAACAGATGAGAAAAAGTCAAATATGCCCCATACTAAACAAGACGGAAGCAAATATACAAGGGAGGCTACCAAGGGCGTTGGTGCCCTGAATGGAAAGTAAAAACTGAATTACTATAAGAACTCCAACCTCGAGAGTGATGGTATGATCAGACACATCAACAGCTTTGGCTCTAAAAATGCTGGCAATATCCAGAACATTGCGTCGAGCAGCAGCATTAACAGCAATCTTAATCAACATTAGTTCCCTCTCAGCAAATGGCATATGTGTGAGGTCCCGAACCTGCAATGAGGAATAACATGTTAAAATCTAATGACATTGCCCAAGAAATCCCTTTTACAGAGAACAAGAATGAAAAATGGAGGAAGAGGGAAATTCCAAACTGATTACTACACCAATGCAAGTGCAACACAATAAAAGACCAAAACATGAATATCCATAAGATGGCATCCCAGATTTCTGCAAAAATATTAAGAAACAAATGTCAAAGCAAAAAGGAAGATGAGTTCCACAGCCTCACGAACTTTCAGCTACTCCAGAAAGTTCAAGAAGCCTCTTGGCAGATCATTGCAATAATGAGCTTTGCTAACTACCCTCCATGCAATTAAGGCCTGACTTTGGACAAgcaaaatgcagaaaagaaaattcaagtCTGTACATCATGAAGACACATACTAGCAGTGCTAGAAGAATTATGAGTTAAACTTGGCAAATACTCTTAACCttaaaagttgaaaatttaCTCTCAAGTTTAGGATCCTCTCACCTCATGAAGCTCTACCAACTTGCTAAGTTGCTGGACCAGCTTATTGATGGATGCATCTGTACC
It contains:
- the LOC113765781 gene encoding 2-alkenal reductase (NADP(+)-dependent)-like isoform X4, whose amino-acid sequence is MGEVEVCNKQVILKNYVSGFPKESDMEVKTTSLKLKLSEGDSSVAILVKNLYLSCDPYMRSRMSKLEGQYVDSFTPGSPIVGYGVAEVLDSSHPNFKKGDLVWGITTWEDYSIITATEVLFKIQHTDVPLSYYTGILGMPGMTAYVGFFEVCSPKKGERVFVSAASGAVGQLVGQFAKLFGCYVVGSAGSKEKVDLLKNKFGFDEAFNYKEEADLNVALKRYFPDGIDIYFENVGGKMLDAVLLNMSLNGRIAACGMISQYNLEQQEGVQNLFCIVRKGIRMEGFLVFHHYHLYPKFLEMIIPQIKEGKITYVEDIAEGLENAPSSLIGLFSGLNIGKQVVSVTRG
- the LOC113765781 gene encoding 2-alkenal reductase (NADP(+)-dependent)-like isoform X1; its protein translation is MGEVEVCNKQVILKNYVSGFPKESDMEVKTTSLKLKLSEGDSSVAILVKNLYLSCDPYMRSRMSKLEGQYVDSFTPGSVSHVLYIRMYPIVGYGVAEVLDSSHPNFKKGDLVWGITTWEDYSIITATEVLFKIQHTDVPLSYYTGILGMPGMTAYVGFFEVCSPKKGERVFVSAASGAVGQLVGQFAKLFGCYVVGSAGSKEKVDLLKNKFGFDEAFNYKEEADLNVALKRYFPDGIDIYFENVGGKMLDAVLLNMSLNGRIAACGMISQYNLEQQEGVQNLFCIVRKGIRMEGFLVFHHYHLYPKFLEMIIPQIKEGKITYVEDIAEGLENAPSSLIGLFSGLNIGKQVVSVTRG
- the LOC113765781 gene encoding 2-alkenal reductase (NADP(+)-dependent)-like isoform X3, with the translated sequence MGEVEVCNKQVILKNYVSGFPKESDMEVKTTSLKLKLSEGDSSVAILVKNLYLSCDPYMRSRMSKLEGQYVDSFTPGSPIVGYGVAEVLDSSHPNFKKGDLVWGITTWEDYSIITATEVLFKIQHTDVPLSYYTGILERVFVSAASGAVGQLVGQFAKLFGCYVVGSAGSKEKVDLLKNKFGFDEAFNYKEEADLNVALKRYFPDGIDIYFENVGGKMLDAVLLNMSLNGRIAACGMISQYNLEQQEGVQNLFCIVRKGIRMEGFLVFHHYHLYPKFLEMIIPQIKEGKITYVEDIAEGLENAPSSLIGLFSGLNIGKQVVSVTRG
- the LOC113765781 gene encoding 2-alkenal reductase (NADP(+)-dependent)-like isoform X2, producing MGEVEVCNKQVILKNYVSGFPKESDMEVKTTSLKLKLSEGDSSVAILVKNLYLSCDPYMRSRMSKLEGQYVDSFTPGSPIVGYGVAEVLDSSHPNFKKGDLVWGITTWEDYSIITATEVLFKIQHTDVPLSYYTGILGMPGMTAYVGFFEVCSPKKGERVFVSAASGAVGQLVGQFAKLFGCYVVGSAGSKEKNKFGFDEAFNYKEEADLNVALKRYFPDGIDIYFENVGGKMLDAVLLNMSLNGRIAACGMISQYNLEQQEGVQNLFCIVRKGIRMEGFLVFHHYHLYPKFLEMIIPQIKEGKITYVEDIAEGLENAPSSLIGLFSGLNIGKQVVSVTRG